One genomic window of Coffea eugenioides isolate CCC68of chromosome 1, Ceug_1.0, whole genome shotgun sequence includes the following:
- the LOC113768604 gene encoding LOW QUALITY PROTEIN: uncharacterized protein LOC113768604 (The sequence of the model RefSeq protein was modified relative to this genomic sequence to represent the inferred CDS: deleted 1 base in 1 codon): protein MPPDPQAFYQTTAEPVVPEHTVQTKPEMGESSAPLPVGFKTPKFNKYDGTGNPKTHLHLFANKLGRPVDDENLPLRLFPESLEGDALDWYSNLKPKEVKTWLDLSNAFIRQYEYNCRPLDQLKAAGKIGMVPPPTYPYGMPAWYNPQAVCAYHSGAPGHSTVDCKALKHRIQDMIEAREIVIRKKEAQGTNINRNPLPEHANTIGVILDDAEYEEQVQKLAREAEVFGVTDQPFIMEVPFEEDKRPFILDLTLAESKALEPVVIEFPEQEPVLSLQRVPWNYDEPVIQIGEKSIAKEEVSVVTRSGRIASPFGATVPIQVNNPELPAKPTVTEKEALDFLKRLQRSEYIVVEKLSKSPAQISMLDLLFSSDMHRDALLEMLTKAQIPKDISVANFSHVVGSVLFTKQITFSDDELPAKGIGHNKALYIAVSCNGKILPKVLIDNGSALNICPWSTLEKLGLQDIKLRPSGTIVRGFDGARREPIGEVDLVIEMGPAQFQIACQVMHFPSVYNVLVGRPWIHKSGAVPSSLHQLLKFIVNDKLITIFAEEDCLVIADSGSKEDGSRSAIVTPHSTADIVSVSWITKEERALSKASVMMAKEMIRGGYEFDKGLGRDLQGILKPVKIVEKKDSFGLGFRPTARDIKEMKECKRAEKEGRPRALDIPPLHYTFPRPTEEMLEFLTVFQDVFAWSYDDMTGISTDVVVHKLPTDPTFPPVKQKSRKFKPDMSLKIKEQIEKQLKTNIIIVSHYPIWLSNPVPVPKKNGEVRVCVDYRDLNKASPKDDFPLPNIHILLDNTAGHEIESFCDCFAGYHQILMAEEDREKTAFITPWGTFCYRVMPFGLKNAGATYQRTMTTLFHDMIHREMEVYVDDIIIKSKRAENHLVDLKKLFERLRKYNLKLNPAKCAFGAPAGKLLGFIISKRGIEIDPAKIKAIRDMPVPKTQKDVKSFLGKINFIGRFIAQLTATCEPLFKLLRKNVPLYWSEECQQAFDKIKDYLLHPPVLVPPKPGRPLIMYLSVLEEAVGCVLGQHDDSGRKEQAIYYLSKKFTQYEANYSFIEKSCCTLAWAAQKLRHYLLSHTTYLISRSDPLKYLLEKPMLTGRLAKWQIILSEFDIVFTSQKAVKGQAIADHLAENPRDDDYQPLHTYFPDEKVLFVGATDDISEQSPEWRLFFDAKLQFACTNNMAEYEACIFCLKIALEMEIKELIAFSDSDLLVHQTLKQWITKDSKILPYHSSLLTLAKQFQNLEFRHLPRARNAFADALATLASMIQYPDELRIEPIQIQLQDKPAHCWVVDKSSDNIPWYNDIKEFLKTGSYPLYASTKDKSFLRRMASNFFLSGEVLYKRTSDLNLLRCIDEDEAQYMMKEVHSGVCGPHMNGHLLAKKIMRTVAPWPCSMWGMDVIGTIDPPASNGHRFILVAIEYFTKWVEAESFKHVTKKVVANFLRDHIICRFGVPETLITDNAKNLNNDMVDGLCEQFKIKHRNSAIYRPQMNGAVEAANKNLKKILMYGMEAVLPAEVEIPSLQILMEAKLEEADWIKQRHEQLTLIDEKRFNAICHGQCYQKRVARAYNKKVHRRAFEEGDKVLKRILPMQDEAKGKFAPNWQRPFIVQKALPGGALILAEMDGRTFPQPINSDMCKKFFI from the exons ATGCCTCCGGATCCACAAGCTTTTTATCAGACTACTGCAGAGCCTGTTGTGCCGGAGCacactgttcaaaccaagccagaaatgggagagtcgtctgcccCG CTGCCCGTGGGATTCAAGACCCCGAAGTTCAATAAATATGATGGTACGGGCAACCCGAAGACACACTTGcatttgtttgccaacaagttgggcagaCCGGTGGATGACGAAAACTTGCCATTAAGGTTATTTCCAGAGAGTCTAGAAGGAGACGCCCTCGATTggtattcaaacttaaagccAAAGGAGGTGAAGACTTGGCTTGATCTATCCAACGCCTTCATCagacaatatgagtataact GCAGGCCTCTAGACCAATTGaaggccgccgggaaaattggtatggtaccccctcctacctatCCATATGGCATGCCCGCTTGGTATAACCCAcaagctgtctgtgcttatcattcaggggcaCCCGGACATTCGACTGTTGATTGCAAGGCTCTTAAGCATAgaattcaagatatgattgaagcCAGAGAGATTGTAATTAGGAAAAAGGAGGCACAAGGGACGAATATAAATAGGAACCCCTTGCCTGAACACGCTAATACCATTGGGGTCATTCTGGACGACGCAGAGTATGAGGAGCAAGTCCAGAAATTGGCAAGGGAAGCTGAGgtgtttggggtcacagaccaaccATTTATAATGGAGGTGCCATTTGAGGAGGATAAAAGaccttttattttggatctcaCTCTAGCTGAGAGCAAGGCTTTGGAGCCAGTGGTCATCGAATTCCCAGAGCAGGAGCCTGTTTTGAGTTTGCAGCGAGTGCCGTGGAACTACGATGAACCTGTCATACAAATTGGAGAAAAGTCAATTGCCAAAGAAGAGGTGTCAGTGGTCACCAGATCTGGGAGGATTGCAAGTCCGTTTGGAGCTACCGTTCCGATTCAAGTAAATAACCCCGAGCTGCCTGCTAAACCAACAGTTACTGAGAAGGAAgccttggattttcttaaaaggctccaAAGAAGTGAATATATTGTAGTCGAGAAGCTAAGCAAGTCGCCCGCCCAAATATCCATGTTGGATCTGCTCTTTTCTTCGGATATGCATAGGGATGCGTTGCTCGAAATGCTGAccaaagctcaaatccctaaggACATTTCGGTTGCTAATTTCTCACATGTGGTTGGGAGTGtgttatttacaaaacaaattacTTTCTCTGATGATGAATTACCGGCAaaaggcattggacataacaaggctCTGTACATAGCTGTGAGTTGCAACGGGAAAATTTTGCCAAAGGTGTTGATTGACAATGGATCTGCGCTTAATATCTGCCCTTGGAGTACCTTGGAAAAGCTAGGGTTGCAAGATATCAAGCTGAGGCCCTCAGGGACCATAGTtagaggttttgatggagcacgAAGGGAACCTATAGGAGAAGTGGATTTAGTCATCGAGATGGGGCCCGCACAGTTTCAGATAGCTTGCCAAGTCATGCATTTTCCTAGTGTTTATAATGTTTTGGTTGGAAGGCCGTGGATTCATAAGTCCGGAGCTGTGCCTTCTTCATTGCATCAATTGTTGAAATTCATAGTAAATGACAAATTGATAACTATCTTTGCCGAGGAGGATTGCCTCGTGATTGCTGATTCTGGGTCCAAAGAAGATGGTAGCCGAAGCGCCATAGTAACCCCTCATAGCACAGCTGATATCGTCTCCGTAAGTTGGATAACAAAAGAGGAACGAGCTTTGTCAaaggccagtgtcatgatggctaaggaaatgatcCGCGGAGGATATGAGTTTGATAAAGGGCTGGGACGTGATCTGCAAGGAATTCTGAAGCCAGTGAAAATTGTGGAGAAAAAGGATTCATtcggtttgggtttccgaccaacCGCTAGAGACatcaaagaaatgaaggaatGCAAGAGAGCAGAGAAAGAAGGCAGGCCAAGGGCCCTTGATATTCCACCACTGCATTATACTTTTCCACGACCGACCGAG gagatgcttgaattcttgactgtgttccaggatgtatttgcatggtcctatgatgatatgactggtatTTCAACTGATGTGGTAGTGCATAAGTTGCCCACAGACCCtacttttccacccgtaaaacaaaaatcccgaaaattcaaaccagatatgagcctcaaaataaaagagcaaatcgaaaaacaactcaaaaccaacattatcattgtttcccattaccctatttggctttcgaatccagtccctgttccaaaaaagaatggagaggtACGAGTTTGTGTTGATTACAGAGACCTCAATAaggccagtcctaaagatgattttcctctgCCAAATATTCACATTCTCCTGGACAATACCGCTGGgcatgagattgaatctttttgtGATTGTTTCGCTGGATACCACCAgattttgatggcagaagaggatagggagaagactGCTTTTATCACCCCTTGGGGCACGTTTTGCTACCGAGTGATGCCATTTGGTCTAAAGAATGCCGGAGCTACGTATCAAAGGACCATGACCACCctgtttcatgatatgatccaccgggagatggaggtctacgtggatgacatcataatcaagtctaaaagaGCAGAGaaccatttggttgatttgaagaagCTGTTCGAAAGGTTGcgaaagtacaatttgaagctaaatcctgcgaaatgcgcCTTTGGGGCACCAGCTGGTAAATTGTTGGGCTTCATTATTAGTAAGagaggcatagagatagatccagcaaaaattaaggcaattcgagatatgccagtgccgaaaactcagaaAGACGTGAAAAGTTTCTTAGGAAAGATCAATTTTATTGGGAGATTCATTGCCCAGTTGACTGCCACAtgcgagccgttgttcaaattgttgagaaagaatgtgccTTTGTACTGGAGTGAAGAATGCCAACAAGCTTTTGATAAAATCAAGGACTATTTGTTACATCCGCCAGTCTTGGTGCCACCCAAGCCAGGTCGACCATTAATCATGTACCTATCTGTGCTTGAAGAAGCAGTTGGTTGTGTCCTCGGGCAGCATGATGACTCTGGAAGGAAGGAgcaagccatttactatctaagcaagaagttcacgcagtatgaggctaattattcattcattgagaaaagctgctgtACATTGGCCTGGGCTGCTCAAAAGCTGAGACACTacctgttgagccataccacttatcttatttcccgatctgatcctttgaagtatctcttggagaagccgatgctaactggacgtctggctaaatggcagataattctctcagagttcgatattgttttcacttcacagaaggccgtcaaggggcaagctatagctgatcatttggcagaaaatccaagggatgatgattatcaaccaCTTCATACTTATTTCCCTGATGAGAAAGTCTTATTTGTAGGCGCCACGGACGATATAAGTGAGCAAagccctgaatggaggcttttcttcgatg ccaaattgcaatttgcttgtacaaacaacatggctgaatatgaagcctgcattttttgtctcaaaattgctttagaaatggaaatcaaagagttgatagctttcagtgattcagatttgctcgtgCACCAAACCTTgaagcagtggataaccaaggattcaaaaattttgccctACCATAGTAGTTTGCTCACTCTGGCaaagcaatttcaaaatttggagttcagacatctcccgcgagcccgaaacgcatttgctgatgctttggccaccttAGCCTCTATGATCCAGTATCCAGATGAATTGAGGATCGAACCAATTCAgattcaacttcaagacaaGCCTGCCCACTGTTGGGTTGTAGACAAGTCCTCTGACAATATTCCTTGGTATAATGATATTAAGGAGTTTCTCAAAACTGGGTCTTACCCTCTGTATGCTAGTACAAAGGACAAGagttttctgcgtagaatggcttcaaattttttcttaagtggagaagttttgtataaacgaacctcagatttgaacctgttaaggtgcattgatgaagacgaagctcaatatatgatgaaagaagtgcatagtggcgtttgtggacctcacatgaatggccatttgctagcaaagaaaatcatgagaaccg TCGCCCcatggccctgttcaatgtggggtatggacgtgattggtacaattgATCCGCCCGCCTCgaatggacatcgatttatattggtggcaattgagtactttaccaaatgggttgaagcggagtcattcaaacatgtaacgaagaaggtagttgccaatttcttgagagatcacatcatctgtcgctttggggtacccgaaacgcttattacagacaatgccaagaatctgaacaatgacatggtagatggactatgtGAGCAGTTCAAGATCAAACACCGCAActctgccatttataggcctcagatgaatggagctgtagaagccgcaaacaagaatttgaagaagat actcatgtatggaatggaagctgtattaccagctgAAGTTGAAATTCCTTCGCTACAAATCCTCATGGAAGCTAAATTAGAGGAGGCTGATTGGATAaagcagcgccatgagcaattgactttgatCGATGAAAAGCGgttcaatgctatctgtcatggTCAATGCTACCAGAAACGTGTGGCCcgggcttacaac aaaaaggtCCATCGGCGTGCATTCGAAGAAGGTGACAAAGTACTAAAGCGaattttgccaatgcaagatgaggctaaaggcaaatttgctccaaattggcaaaggccgttcattgtccaaaaggcattacctggcggagcacttattttggcagaaatggatggacgaacattccctcaacccatcaactcagacatgtgcaagaagtttttcatttga